ACTGCCGGAGAAGTTGGTGAGTCAGTTGTCCGAAATTCATATAGATCAGCATAATAAAATTATTATTTATACCATTAATGGCATTCAGGGTCGACTTGGCTTGCCTACAGAGATCGCACAAAAGGGTGATATGTTTGTTCAAGTACTAAACCAGCTTGATAACGGTCACATGATAGATTATATTGATATTACTTCGTTTAAAACACCGGTGGTCAAGTATTATTCCACTTCGGAGGGGATAGCATCATGAAATCAAAGAACTACTACTGGCCCATTGTTATAGTGGCGATTGTTTTTGGTATTATGCTTGCTTTTCAGTTTAAGACCCAAGAACACATAAATGACCCGACAATTGAGCGGACCACCCAACTTAATGCTGAAATAGAACAGAAAAAAAAGAAAGTAGCTGAATTGAAAGAACAGGTGGACGAAATGAGGTTAACTTTAGAAAAAGCTGCTTCTCAGCCAGAATTAAGCATTATGCAGAGCAAACTAAAAACTGTTGGCATAATGGCTGGCACTACGCCGGTAAAGGGCCCCGGTATCGAGGTAACTTTAAATGACAGTAATATAGCTCTGTCACCGGACCAGAATCCCAATCTTTATGTGTTACATGACGAAGATGTTTTAAAGGTTTTAAATGAACTGAAAGCTGCTGGGGCCGAAGCCTTAGCGCTCAACGATCAGCGGTTGATTGCCACCAGCGAAATACGTTGTGTTGGACCTACAATATTAACAAACGGCAATAAACGGCTGGCGGTCCCCTTTGTAATCACAGCCATTGGTAATCCTGACACTTTATATAACTCACTGTTTATGAAGGGTGGAGTGGCGGAACACTTAAAGTACTGGGGAATACAAATATCTGCGAAAAGAGTGGCAGAAGTGGTAATTCCCAGCTATAACGGCTCCATTACCTATGAATTTATTCAGGAAGGGGAAGGAACAGGAGCATGAAGAAGTCAATGTATGTCTCGCTCTTTATTACCACCCTATTGTTGGGTTTGATGATTGCCTTCCAATTTCGTAGTAATACAGGTGGCGTGCCCACTGACCGCCCCCGGGAACTAACGCAGGAATTAGCTCAATTGGATGAAGAATATAAAGAATTGCAAGCAGAGGCGGCTGATTTACAAAAGAGTTTAAATCAAATGCAAACCGGCGGCAAATACGAAACCATGCAAAAGGAACTTTATAAAGTACGAATGGCCGCTGGGATGGAACCGATCACTGCACCGGGGATCGAAATATTATTAGATAATCAACCTCCAGATGACCGGACTGGTTTTGATCCGGAGTTATTTTCCATCAGCTACGAAGATATTTTAAGGGTGGTTAATGAACTCCGGGCAGCAGGTGCTAAGGCAATAGCGATAAATGATCAACGGTTGGTGGCCACCAGTGAAATTCGTAGCGCGGGTCGGTTTATTGATGTGAATCTAACCAGATTAAATTCACCTTATACAATCAAAGCTATTGGTGACCCAGAAAAGTTGGAAAGCAGTTTGATAATTAAAAATGGTATGGTGGATACACTTAAAGAATGGGGAATTGCTGTTACCATAACAAAAAAAGAAGAACTAACGGTGCCGGCATATTTAAACTCACTGGAATTTAGCTATGCAAAACCTTTAGAAGAAGGTGAAAAATAATAATGTGGCTGGGGATTATTCTAGCAGGTCTAGGGTTATTTTTAGGCTTAACCATCGGCTTAAAGGTGCCGATAATTTTACCAGAAGTATATAGCCCGTACTTAGGTTTAGCGGTATTGGCAGCTTTGGACTCAGTTTTTGGTGGCATTAGAGCAGGCATGGAAGATCACTTTGACAATACGGTGTTTTTATCTGGTTTTTTTAGCAATGCACTGTTGGCAGCGGGGCTTGCTTATATCGGTGAGAAATTGGGAGTTGCGTTATCTACAGCTGCGGTAGTTGCCTTTGGGGTACGTTTATTCCAAAATTTAGCCATAATAAGACGCCATTTGATAAAAAAATAGTATTTTTTATTGCCTACTTAAAAGGGAATTTCGCTTTAATGTTGAATTTACAGATAAAGTAAGTTTAGGGGGATGGCTGGTTGTGGACGGCAATATAAAAGCTGCCCTGGACATAGGTACATATAACATTAATGTGGTGATAGCAAACGATGCAGCTAGCAAAAATATAATTGGCTATGGTGAATCCCCCTCCATAGGGTTTAAA
The sequence above is a segment of the Peptococcaceae bacterium 1198_IL3148 genome. Coding sequences within it:
- a CDS encoding DUF881 domain-containing protein, producing MKSKNYYWPIVIVAIVFGIMLAFQFKTQEHINDPTIERTTQLNAEIEQKKKKVAELKEQVDEMRLTLEKAASQPELSIMQSKLKTVGIMAGTTPVKGPGIEVTLNDSNIALSPDQNPNLYVLHDEDVLKVLNELKAAGAEALALNDQRLIATSEIRCVGPTILTNGNKRLAVPFVITAIGNPDTLYNSLFMKGGVAEHLKYWGIQISAKRVAEVVIPSYNGSITYEFIQEGEGTGA
- a CDS encoding DUF881 domain-containing protein, giving the protein MKKSMYVSLFITTLLLGLMIAFQFRSNTGGVPTDRPRELTQELAQLDEEYKELQAEAADLQKSLNQMQTGGKYETMQKELYKVRMAAGMEPITAPGIEILLDNQPPDDRTGFDPELFSISYEDILRVVNELRAAGAKAIAINDQRLVATSEIRSAGRFIDVNLTRLNSPYTIKAIGDPEKLESSLIIKNGMVDTLKEWGIAVTITKKEELTVPAYLNSLEFSYAKPLEEGEK
- a CDS encoding small basic family protein — its product is MWLGIILAGLGLFLGLTIGLKVPIILPEVYSPYLGLAVLAALDSVFGGIRAGMEDHFDNTVFLSGFFSNALLAAGLAYIGEKLGVALSTAAVVAFGVRLFQNLAIIRRHLIKK